The following proteins come from a genomic window of Pedobacter faecalis:
- a CDS encoding Rpn family recombination-promoting nuclease/putative transposase, translated as MIQTQNTKSTYISPFTDFSFKRIFGSEASKGILKAFLNEVLEGRRTIETIEYSKNEYLGEIENEGGIVLDVVCTDQFGNTFLIEIQRAKQSFFKERSIFYASKLIAEQAPKGKRHHWQYDLKDVYLVAILENFELQDNCEEQYIHHICLTNKANGEIFYKKLGFTYIEMRNFVKSEQELTSKMDKWLFALKHMTEFPTRPESMPEPEFEQLFELARYANLNKEEKYMYDQSLKNKWDTYGALEYSKKVGLEQGIAEGIEQGMKKGMERGIERGLAQGRIQGEIEKAKAIARILKEDGLDITYIAKSTGLRFEEIESL; from the coding sequence GGCATACTTAAAGCCTTTCTGAATGAAGTCCTTGAGGGCAGGCGGACAATCGAAACCATTGAGTACAGTAAAAACGAGTATCTGGGAGAAATTGAGAATGAAGGCGGAATTGTGCTGGACGTGGTATGTACAGACCAGTTCGGCAACACGTTCCTGATAGAGATACAACGTGCAAAACAGTCCTTTTTTAAAGAGCGGTCCATATTTTACGCCTCGAAACTGATCGCCGAACAAGCCCCTAAAGGGAAAAGGCACCACTGGCAATATGATCTTAAAGACGTTTACCTGGTTGCTATATTAGAGAATTTTGAATTGCAGGACAACTGCGAAGAACAATACATCCATCATATCTGCCTGACGAACAAGGCTAATGGGGAAATATTTTATAAAAAACTGGGTTTTACCTATATCGAAATGCGTAACTTTGTTAAGAGCGAACAGGAGTTGACTTCTAAAATGGATAAGTGGCTTTTTGCACTTAAACATATGACGGAATTTCCTACCCGGCCTGAAAGCATGCCTGAACCAGAATTTGAGCAACTCTTCGAGCTCGCGAGATATGCGAATTTAAACAAGGAGGAAAAATATATGTACGACCAGAGTTTAAAAAATAAATGGGATACTTACGGGGCATTAGAATACTCTAAAAAAGTTGGCCTGGAGCAGGGCATAGCGGAAGGAATTGAACAAGGGATGAAAAAAGGCATGGAAAGGGGCATAGAGAGGGGCTTAGCTCAAGGTCGGATACAGGGCGAAATCGAAAAGGCAAAAGCTATTGCCCGTATCCTAAAGGAGGATGGTTTGGATATTACCTACATCGCCAAAAGTACCGGCTTGAGATTTGAAGAGATCGAAAGCTTATAG